One genomic segment of Pseudomonadota bacterium includes these proteins:
- a CDS encoding FAD:protein FMN transferase, which translates to MRSIIAAAGLLLAGCQSMTPPVTLLQGETMGSAWTVKIAGALPAPAAQLQAGAQARFEDVNQALSTYRPTSALSRFNAEDSGAWVPIDPELGAVLSYALSLAQRSEGAYDVTVGPLVNLWGFGPDPAQDHVPDEAAIAAARALVGWRKVEVDGSQSRARKAPGVRVDLSSLGKGRGVDRVAEFLDAAGVTNYLIDLSGKLRARGRNAAGEPWRVAVEQPGADNAAGAMPASIALRDASVATAGDYRRYFEAGGRHYSHIIDPHTGFPVAHATVSATAMGATCMAADALATVLMVMPPEAALRLANETSLAALLIGRDGDAFRLTPSTEWPAE; encoded by the coding sequence GTGCGATCGATCATCGCAGCGGCGGGCCTGCTGCTCGCCGGCTGCCAGTCGATGACGCCGCCCGTGACCTTGCTCCAGGGCGAGACGATGGGCAGCGCGTGGACGGTGAAGATCGCCGGCGCGTTGCCGGCACCGGCGGCGCAACTGCAGGCGGGCGCACAGGCGCGGTTCGAAGACGTAAACCAGGCGTTGAGCACGTATCGACCGACGTCCGCGCTGAGCCGGTTCAATGCCGAGGACTCCGGCGCCTGGGTGCCGATCGATCCGGAACTCGGCGCGGTCCTCTCCTACGCACTGAGCCTTGCGCAACGCAGCGAGGGCGCCTACGACGTCACCGTCGGACCACTCGTGAATCTCTGGGGTTTCGGTCCCGATCCGGCGCAGGACCATGTGCCCGATGAAGCGGCGATCGCCGCCGCGCGGGCACTCGTGGGCTGGCGCAAGGTGGAGGTGGATGGTTCGCAGAGTCGCGCGCGCAAGGCGCCGGGCGTACGCGTGGATCTGTCCTCGCTCGGCAAGGGCCGGGGCGTCGACCGCGTGGCGGAATTCCTCGACGCGGCCGGCGTCACTAACTACCTCATCGACCTGTCGGGCAAGCTGCGGGCGCGTGGGCGCAACGCGGCCGGCGAGCCGTGGCGCGTGGCGGTCGAACAACCCGGCGCCGACAACGCGGCTGGCGCCATGCCCGCATCGATCGCGCTGCGCGATGCGAGCGTGGCGACCGCCGGAGATTATCGGCGCTACTTCGAAGCCGGCGGGCGGCACTACTCGCACATCATCGATCCGCACACCGGTTTTCCCGTGGCGCATGCGACCGTCTCCGCGACCGCGATGGGCGCCACGTGTATGGCGGCCGACGCGCTGGCCACCGTGCTCATGGTGATGCCGCCCGAGGCTGCGCTGCGGCTTGCGAACGAGACGTCCCTTGCCGCGCTGCTCATCGGGCGGGATGGCGACGCCTTCCGCCTCACACCCAGTACGGAGTGGCCGGCGGAATAA
- a CDS encoding YihY/virulence factor BrkB family protein has protein sequence MSKRRTFWQILKGTTDNWLEDQASSISAALAFYCAFSLAPLLIIIVSIAGWIVGGELAYSYVGTQLTLLFGKPSADLILEAMRGAQSVDGIWATAVSVVMLLIGASTVFAALESALQQVWGGREALHRNWRATVRARLISFGFVLAIGFLLLVSLTLTTALGALRGYILRHFEGLVGLFALLDFLISIGLGTGLIALMYRYLPAKRLPWREVLIGALSTALLFHLGRWGIGLYLGHATQPTAYGAAASFAALLLWLYYSAQIFLFGAEFTACLGRSRTPVPIAPKARKPA, from the coding sequence GTGAGCAAGCGACGCACGTTCTGGCAGATCCTCAAAGGGACGACGGACAACTGGCTCGAGGACCAGGCGTCGAGCATCAGCGCCGCGCTCGCGTTCTACTGCGCGTTTTCGCTGGCGCCGCTGCTCATCATCATCGTGTCGATCGCCGGGTGGATAGTCGGCGGCGAGCTGGCCTATTCGTACGTCGGAACCCAGCTGACGTTGCTGTTCGGCAAGCCGAGCGCCGATCTGATTCTCGAGGCCATGCGTGGCGCGCAAAGCGTCGACGGCATCTGGGCGACCGCGGTCAGCGTGGTGATGCTGCTGATCGGCGCGAGCACCGTGTTCGCGGCACTGGAAAGCGCGCTGCAACAGGTGTGGGGTGGCCGCGAGGCGTTGCACCGCAACTGGCGTGCGACGGTGCGCGCGCGGCTCATCTCGTTCGGCTTCGTGCTCGCGATCGGTTTCCTGCTGCTGGTGTCGCTGACTCTGACCACGGCGCTGGGCGCGCTGCGCGGTTACATCCTGCGCCACTTCGAGGGGCTGGTCGGGCTCTTTGCCCTGCTGGACTTCCTGATCTCCATCGGCCTCGGCACCGGGCTCATCGCGCTGATGTATCGCTATCTACCGGCGAAGCGCCTGCCGTGGCGGGAAGTGCTGATCGGCGCGCTCTCGACCGCGCTGCTGTTTCATCTCGGCCGCTGGGGAATCGGCCTCTATCTGGGGCACGCGACGCAACCGACGGCGTATGGCGCGGCGGCATCGTTCGCCGCGTTGTTGCTGTGGCTGTACTACTCGGCGCAGATCTTTCTGTTCGGCGCGGAGTTCACGGCCTGCCTCGGCCGCTCGCGCACGCCGGTGCCGATCGCGCCCAAAGCGCGGAAGCCCGCCTAA
- a CDS encoding AgmX/PglI C-terminal domain-containing protein gives MKSLLLSVLVALTYVSGSQAAANADPPADSARANETVFDRNKGAIYALYARALRDRPGLAGKIVFEIDIDAAGAPAACRVKSSQLHAPEFENQLCERIRLFRFAPQAPNTFTKELTLVSAA, from the coding sequence ATGAAGTCATTGTTGTTGTCCGTCCTGGTGGCACTGACGTATGTCTCGGGCAGCCAGGCCGCCGCGAATGCCGACCCGCCAGCTGACAGCGCCAGAGCCAACGAGACCGTCTTCGACCGCAACAAGGGCGCGATCTACGCGCTGTACGCGCGCGCGCTGCGCGACCGGCCCGGTCTCGCGGGGAAGATCGTCTTCGAGATCGACATCGATGCGGCTGGCGCGCCGGCCGCGTGCCGCGTGAAATCGAGCCAGCTCCATGCGCCGGAATTCGAGAACCAGCTGTGCGAGCGCATCAGGCTGTTCCGCTTCGCCCCGCAAGCCCCCAATACCTTCACCAAGGAGCTGACTCTGGTCAGCGCCGCATGA
- a CDS encoding TonB-dependent receptor, whose translation MKAIYRSARARVTRTSELVLASLALIVASPFGFAQEQTQQPEEGEVIVVTGSRIAREVTDASTPLAIISAEDIKLSGSPTVDKVLGDSPQFVQATNGGATANQVPAGSAAGAAYANLRGFGPTRSLTLVNGRRFAIFGPEQVTDLNTIPTALIERTEVVTGGSSAVYGSDAITGVINFITKKDFEGVQVGGQYGFDSSTSTPTWNADLTLGGNFAEGRGNAVVSLGYYKREGFTRAERGDWAELPIGEGCVTPESWSDSLIGVANGASAANCATSGGRMGFVFSGSGDIPNGRYTLRPAQLADAAVQTALTNSGLAGLGSNGFTFNDAGSTQRLVQRPADDFNLTQFNYLQVPQERWMLNAFTHYDFAPQATGYLEFHFSNNTVDQQLTQSNINGEFLFNVNNPYLDANMRSLLVALDAAEPTTGSTSFSQGAITQTTTRNDGLAFFNAGRRLVELPYRHNVDDHNVWRTALGMKGDLGNASDKFLRNLSYDVYYSFARSEDSSRQEGAASRSRYAQALLSVNGAPPVANIFGQNLSEAAVNAIAISSTNVTNAEQEVIAATLGGEAFDLPAGAVDFSLGVEWRSAEAQYIPDQFLRSGDVIGFNPGLPTGGKVTSKDYFAELRIPVLANIPAVQNLSINGAFRSSDYDLDGVGRVSTYLYGLDWRVNPSLGFRGQFQRAIRAPNIADLYGGLQLNFNTLTDPCSSRNTANQTEAVRAVCIATGVPAGSVFSAGVQPENIIPTRSGGNADLQEESSDTRTIGVVFTPEFADSLAVTIDWFDIKLDGAIAQLGGGAQNTLNLCYLTVQDASSDFCQAVHRNTGTGAITVPFSLDVLQANIGALETSGVDLNVRYGLDAGFGFGGASHFDISSAWTYTDEFTVTPMQAVPENKNRCVGSYGSTCGEPIPELKGVTRVTWTSGDLGVSLRHRFIDSVTTDRYVLPKTSGGTPPALNTFTNPTLPKRSYFDLSFTYDIGDKAEVYAGVNNLLDEDPPIVAGFGGYGNTFPATYDYAGMTVFLGVNIKTF comes from the coding sequence ATGAAGGCCATTTATAGGTCGGCCCGGGCTCGTGTCACGCGGACAAGCGAGCTCGTCCTGGCCAGTCTTGCGTTGATCGTCGCGAGTCCATTCGGATTCGCCCAGGAACAAACTCAGCAACCGGAAGAAGGCGAGGTCATCGTCGTCACCGGTTCGCGTATTGCCCGTGAAGTCACCGATGCTTCCACACCTCTGGCGATCATCAGCGCCGAGGACATCAAGCTGTCGGGTTCGCCGACCGTGGACAAGGTGCTCGGCGATTCGCCGCAGTTCGTGCAGGCGACCAACGGCGGCGCGACGGCCAACCAGGTACCCGCGGGATCCGCGGCCGGTGCGGCCTACGCCAACCTTCGTGGTTTCGGTCCGACGCGCAGCCTGACGCTGGTCAACGGCCGGCGGTTCGCAATCTTCGGTCCGGAGCAGGTCACCGATCTCAACACCATTCCGACCGCGTTGATCGAACGCACGGAAGTGGTGACGGGCGGTTCCTCCGCCGTGTACGGCTCCGATGCCATCACGGGGGTCATCAATTTCATCACGAAGAAAGATTTCGAAGGCGTGCAGGTCGGTGGCCAATACGGCTTCGACAGCTCCACGAGCACGCCCACCTGGAATGCGGACCTCACGCTGGGTGGCAATTTCGCCGAAGGCCGCGGCAACGCGGTGGTTTCGCTCGGCTACTACAAGCGCGAAGGATTCACCCGGGCGGAGCGCGGCGATTGGGCGGAACTGCCCATCGGTGAAGGTTGCGTCACTCCGGAATCCTGGAGTGATAGTTTGATAGGCGTCGCCAACGGGGCGAGTGCCGCGAACTGCGCGACCTCGGGCGGCCGGATGGGCTTCGTGTTCTCGGGCAGCGGTGACATCCCGAACGGGCGCTACACGTTGAGGCCCGCACAGCTGGCGGATGCCGCGGTGCAGACGGCCCTGACAAATTCCGGGCTGGCAGGACTGGGTTCCAACGGATTCACGTTCAACGACGCGGGGTCGACCCAGCGGCTGGTGCAAAGGCCGGCCGACGATTTCAACCTGACGCAGTTCAACTATCTGCAGGTGCCGCAGGAGCGGTGGATGCTGAATGCATTCACGCACTACGACTTCGCGCCGCAGGCCACGGGTTACCTGGAATTCCATTTCAGCAACAACACCGTCGACCAGCAGCTCACGCAGTCGAACATCAACGGCGAGTTCCTGTTCAACGTCAACAATCCGTATCTCGACGCGAACATGCGGTCGTTGTTGGTGGCGCTCGATGCGGCGGAGCCGACGACGGGCAGCACGTCCTTCTCGCAGGGCGCGATCACGCAGACGACCACGCGCAACGACGGCCTGGCGTTTTTCAACGCGGGCCGGCGTCTGGTGGAGCTGCCCTACCGGCACAATGTCGATGACCACAACGTCTGGCGCACGGCCCTCGGCATGAAGGGCGATCTCGGCAATGCCTCGGACAAGTTCCTGCGCAATCTGTCGTACGACGTGTACTACAGCTTCGCGCGTTCCGAGGACAGCAGCCGCCAGGAAGGTGCCGCGTCGCGCAGCCGTTACGCGCAGGCGTTGCTGTCTGTCAACGGCGCGCCACCCGTCGCCAACATCTTCGGACAGAACCTCTCCGAAGCGGCCGTCAACGCCATCGCCATCTCGTCGACCAACGTGACGAATGCCGAACAGGAAGTGATCGCGGCGACACTCGGTGGCGAGGCCTTCGACCTGCCGGCAGGAGCGGTCGATTTCTCTCTCGGTGTCGAGTGGCGTTCCGCCGAAGCGCAATACATTCCGGACCAGTTCCTGCGCTCGGGCGACGTGATCGGCTTCAATCCCGGTCTGCCGACCGGGGGCAAGGTGACGTCGAAGGATTACTTTGCCGAGCTGCGCATTCCGGTCCTGGCGAATATTCCGGCGGTCCAGAATCTGAGCATCAACGGCGCGTTCCGCAGTTCGGACTATGACCTCGACGGCGTCGGCCGGGTATCGACCTATCTGTATGGTCTCGATTGGCGGGTCAACCCGTCGCTCGGATTCCGCGGGCAGTTCCAGCGTGCCATCCGGGCGCCTAACATCGCCGACCTGTACGGCGGGTTGCAGCTGAACTTCAATACACTCACCGATCCGTGCTCGAGCCGCAATACCGCGAACCAGACAGAGGCCGTGCGGGCGGTTTGCATCGCGACCGGCGTGCCGGCCGGTTCGGTGTTCAGTGCTGGCGTGCAGCCGGAGAACATCATTCCGACCCGTTCGGGCGGCAACGCGGATCTGCAGGAAGAGAGCTCGGACACGCGCACGATCGGTGTCGTGTTCACTCCGGAGTTCGCCGACTCGCTCGCCGTGACCATCGACTGGTTCGACATCAAGCTCGATGGTGCGATCGCACAGCTCGGTGGCGGTGCGCAGAACACGCTGAACCTGTGTTACCTCACGGTCCAGGACGCGAGCAGCGACTTCTGCCAGGCAGTCCATCGCAATACCGGCACGGGCGCGATCACGGTTCCGTTCAGTCTCGATGTCCTGCAGGCGAACATCGGTGCGCTCGAGACCTCGGGTGTCGATCTGAACGTGCGTTACGGGCTCGATGCGGGCTTCGGATTCGGCGGCGCCAGCCACTTCGACATCAGCTCGGCGTGGACCTACACGGATGAGTTCACGGTGACGCCGATGCAGGCAGTGCCGGAGAACAAAAACCGCTGCGTGGGTTCCTATGGCTCGACCTGCGGCGAACCGATCCCGGAGCTGAAGGGCGTGACGCGTGTTACCTGGACGTCGGGTGACCTGGGCGTGAGCCTGCGGCATCGCTTCATCGACAGCGTGACCACCGACCGGTACGTGCTGCCGAAGACTTCGGGCGGTACTCCCCCGGCGTTGAACACGTTCACGAATCCGACGCTGCCGAAGCGCAGCTACTTCGACCTTTCGTTCACCTACGACATCGGCGACAAGGCCGAGGTGTACGCGGGCGTGAACAACCTGCTGGACGAGGATCCGCCGATCGTCGCGGGTTTTGGCGGTTACGGAAATACGTTTCCGGCGACCTACGACTACGCTGGGATGACGGTGTTCCTGGGCGTCAACATCAAGACGTTCTGA
- the pdxA gene encoding 4-hydroxythreonine-4-phosphate dehydrogenase PdxA, with translation MSPPSEILPHGILPTIAITMGDAAGIGPEIIMKAMASADVHAMCKPLVVGDGERLRRAGERVGSKLKVESLDDPAEAAYGHGNVECIDLDNIPADLPFGQTSAIAGEAAYRYIERAVRIVESGGAQAICTAPLSKEALHLAGHKYPGHTELLAALTNTPEVSMMLVAPKLRVIHVTTHMGLLDAIAHIDAPLVERVIARAHDTLVRAGIKQPRIGVCAINPHAGENGLFGRGEEAAKIDPAIANCRARGWDVRGPLPADTLFFLAARGDYDIVVAMYHDQGHGPIKVMGLEAGVNITIGLPVVRTSVDHGTAFDIAGKGIADERSLIEALRQAAELAPK, from the coding sequence ATGAGCCCACCAAGCGAAATCCTCCCGCACGGAATCCTTCCCACGATCGCGATCACGATGGGAGACGCCGCGGGCATCGGTCCCGAGATCATCATGAAGGCCATGGCGTCGGCCGACGTGCATGCGATGTGCAAGCCGCTGGTGGTCGGCGATGGCGAACGCCTGCGCCGCGCCGGAGAACGGGTCGGCAGCAAACTCAAGGTGGAAAGCCTCGATGATCCGGCGGAAGCCGCGTACGGACACGGCAACGTGGAGTGCATCGACCTCGACAACATTCCCGCCGATCTGCCGTTCGGCCAGACGTCGGCGATTGCCGGCGAGGCCGCGTACCGCTACATCGAGCGCGCCGTGCGCATCGTGGAATCGGGCGGCGCGCAAGCCATCTGCACCGCGCCGCTCAGCAAGGAAGCGCTGCATCTGGCCGGGCACAAATATCCGGGGCACACCGAACTGCTGGCCGCGCTGACCAACACTCCCGAAGTGTCGATGATGCTCGTGGCGCCGAAGCTGCGCGTGATCCACGTCACCACCCACATGGGCTTGCTGGATGCGATTGCGCACATCGACGCGCCGCTGGTCGAGCGCGTCATCGCGCGCGCACACGACACGCTGGTGCGCGCGGGAATCAAGCAGCCGCGCATCGGCGTCTGCGCCATCAATCCGCATGCCGGCGAAAACGGTTTGTTCGGTCGCGGCGAAGAAGCCGCAAAGATCGATCCGGCGATCGCGAACTGCCGCGCCCGCGGCTGGGATGTGAGGGGTCCGCTGCCTGCCGACACCTTGTTCTTCCTCGCGGCGCGCGGGGACTACGACATCGTCGTCGCGATGTATCACGACCAGGGTCACGGGCCGATCAAGGTGATGGGCCTGGAGGCCGGCGTGAACATCACGATCGGTCTGCCCGTAGTGCGCACATCGGTGGACCATGGCACCGCATTCGACATCGCGGGCAAGGGCATCGCGGACGAACGCAGCCTCATCGAGGCGCTGCGTCAGGCCGCGGAACTCGCGCCGAAGTAA
- a CDS encoding PepSY-associated TM helix domain-containing protein → MDPRRRMMLYRTMHQWHWISAGICLAALLLFSITGVTLNHSSAISAQPRVSKHEALLPETLRGQLAGDHATADEVPADIAAWISREFDLSTRGATPEWSDEELYLSAPGPGRDAWVSIDRETGAAKSEATDRGWVAYFNDLHKGRNTGLVWIVFIDVVAAACLFFSITGLVLLVIQAKQRKATWPLVTGGIGIVVALMIFFAH, encoded by the coding sequence ATGGATCCCCGCCGCCGGATGATGTTGTACCGGACGATGCACCAGTGGCACTGGATCAGTGCCGGCATCTGCCTCGCCGCGCTGCTGTTGTTCAGCATCACGGGCGTCACGCTCAATCATTCGAGCGCGATCAGCGCGCAGCCGCGCGTGAGCAAACACGAGGCGTTGTTGCCCGAAACGCTGCGCGGTCAGCTCGCCGGCGATCACGCCACGGCGGACGAAGTGCCCGCGGACATCGCGGCGTGGATCTCCCGCGAGTTCGACCTGTCGACTCGCGGCGCGACGCCCGAATGGTCGGACGAGGAGCTCTATCTATCGGCGCCCGGGCCCGGCCGCGATGCCTGGGTATCCATCGACCGCGAAACCGGCGCCGCGAAATCGGAAGCCACGGATCGCGGCTGGGTTGCGTATTTCAACGACCTGCACAAGGGCCGCAATACCGGCCTCGTGTGGATCGTGTTCATCGACGTGGTCGCCGCGGCCTGCCTGTTCTTTTCGATCACGGGCCTGGTGTTGCTGGTGATCCAGGCCAAACAGCGCAAGGCGACCTGGCCGCTGGTCACGGGCGGCATCGGCATCGTGGTCGCATTGATGATTTTCTTCGCGCATTAA
- a CDS encoding DUF2271 domain-containing protein — MIGRFQRTVARCVTVLVLALGATAAPAAELELNVEIPTLPVAEYHRPYVAIWIEGADQTIAANLAVWYQTRGDHTKWLPDLRQWWRRGGRDLKVPVDGLTGATRPVGQHILKFDAAAEPLAKLAPGKYELVVEAVREVGGREAVRIPFEWPIKGAKQGGAKGTKELGAVALKLNP; from the coding sequence ATGATTGGAAGATTTCAACGTACCGTGGCCCGTTGCGTGACGGTGTTGGTGCTCGCGCTCGGCGCCACGGCCGCACCCGCGGCGGAACTCGAGCTCAACGTCGAGATCCCCACCTTGCCGGTGGCGGAATATCACCGCCCGTACGTCGCCATCTGGATCGAAGGTGCAGATCAGACGATCGCGGCCAACCTCGCCGTCTGGTACCAGACGCGCGGCGATCACACCAAGTGGCTGCCGGACCTGCGCCAGTGGTGGCGCCGCGGCGGCCGCGACCTGAAGGTCCCCGTGGATGGACTGACGGGTGCGACGCGGCCCGTCGGCCAGCACATACTCAAGTTCGATGCCGCCGCCGAGCCGCTGGCCAAGCTGGCGCCGGGCAAATACGAGCTGGTGGTCGAGGCGGTGCGCGAAGTCGGCGGCCGCGAGGCGGTGCGTATTCCCTTCGAATGGCCCATCAAGGGCGCCAAACAGGGCGGCGCGAAGGGGACGAAGGAGCTCGGCGCGGTGGCGCTGAAGTTGAACCCGTGA
- a CDS encoding 2-keto-3-deoxygluconate permease, whose product MTQIPIKRAIERVPGGMMVVPLLCGAFFATFFAGTAKFFGSFTGALFTGALPILAVFFVCTGASIDFKATPYILKKGGSLFAVKVAIGILLGIVFGRLLGEAPVSAGMFAGISTLAIVAAMNDTNGGLYMALMGQYGHPRDVGAYTVMSLESGPFLTMVTLGVAGLSAFPWPTLVGGILPLLFGMFIGNLDREMREFLKQAIPVMIPFFAFALGANLDLARVWQAGLLGLGLGIAVVVVTGIPLFFVDKLTGGSGVAGVAAASTAGNAVAVPAIIASANPAYADAAAQATILVAACVVVTAILVPLVTAWTARRVGEAR is encoded by the coding sequence ATGACGCAGATTCCCATCAAGCGGGCGATCGAGCGCGTGCCTGGCGGCATGATGGTCGTGCCACTGCTGTGCGGCGCTTTCTTCGCCACCTTCTTCGCGGGCACGGCGAAATTCTTCGGCTCGTTCACCGGCGCGTTGTTCACCGGTGCGTTGCCCATCCTCGCGGTGTTCTTCGTGTGCACTGGCGCCAGCATCGACTTCAAGGCCACGCCTTACATTCTCAAGAAGGGCGGCAGCCTGTTCGCGGTCAAGGTCGCGATCGGAATCTTGTTAGGCATCGTGTTCGGGCGGCTGCTGGGCGAGGCGCCGGTCAGCGCGGGCATGTTCGCGGGTATCTCGACCCTCGCCATCGTCGCCGCGATGAACGACACCAACGGCGGGTTGTACATGGCGCTGATGGGGCAATACGGCCATCCGCGCGATGTGGGTGCCTACACCGTGATGTCGCTCGAGTCCGGCCCGTTCCTCACGATGGTCACGCTGGGCGTCGCCGGACTCTCGGCGTTTCCGTGGCCGACGCTGGTCGGCGGCATCCTGCCGCTGCTGTTCGGCATGTTCATCGGCAATCTCGATCGCGAGATGCGCGAATTCCTGAAGCAGGCGATCCCGGTGATGATCCCGTTTTTCGCCTTCGCGCTCGGCGCCAATCTCGATCTCGCCAGGGTGTGGCAGGCGGGGTTGTTAGGGCTCGGCCTCGGCATCGCCGTCGTGGTAGTCACCGGCATCCCGCTGTTCTTCGTCGACAAACTCACGGGCGGCAGCGGCGTCGCCGGAGTCGCCGCGGCGTCGACGGCCGGCAATGCGGTGGCGGTGCCGGCCATCATCGCGAGTGCGAATCCCGCCTACGCGGATGCGGCGGCGCAGGCCACGATCCTGGTGGCCGCCTGTGTCGTGGTGACGGCGATCCTGGTGCCGCTGGTCACCGCCTGGACCGCGCGCCGCGTGGGTGAGGCGCGGTAG
- a CDS encoding DUF4198 domain-containing protein — MKTKLAGMSLLLLALAPGAEAARAWLLPSQTVLARSGGWVTVDAAMADDLFSFNQGALPVDALIVTAPDGQPVAGQNIAKGKTRSSFDLELRQPGTYRVAVADDVVMARWEEAGKPKRWRGTPAEMATGIPATAEKLELQQMQRRIETFVSVGPPSALADGGAGLELVPTTHPNDLYAGETAKFRFLLDGKPAKDLEVEIIAGGTRYRDAPDEMLLRTDQDGLISVKWPAAGMYWVDASIEDENATVPKVKKRRASYNGTFEVLTQ; from the coding sequence ATGAAAACGAAGCTCGCGGGAATGTCGCTGTTGTTGCTCGCGCTGGCGCCGGGCGCGGAGGCCGCGCGCGCCTGGCTGCTGCCGTCTCAAACCGTGCTGGCGCGCTCGGGCGGCTGGGTCACGGTGGACGCGGCCATGGCGGACGACCTGTTCTCGTTCAACCAGGGCGCGTTGCCGGTCGATGCGCTCATCGTGACGGCGCCGGACGGACAGCCGGTTGCCGGTCAGAACATCGCCAAGGGCAAGACCCGCAGCAGCTTCGATCTCGAACTGCGCCAGCCGGGCACTTACCGCGTCGCGGTGGCGGACGACGTGGTGATGGCGCGCTGGGAAGAAGCGGGCAAGCCGAAGCGTTGGCGCGGCACGCCCGCGGAGATGGCCACGGGAATTCCGGCCACCGCCGAGAAGCTGGAGCTGCAGCAGATGCAGCGGCGCATCGAAACCTTTGTCAGCGTGGGGCCGCCCTCCGCATTGGCAGACGGCGGCGCGGGGCTCGAATTGGTCCCCACCACGCATCCCAACGACCTGTACGCGGGTGAAACCGCGAAGTTCCGCTTCCTGCTCGACGGCAAGCCGGCGAAAGATCTCGAAGTGGAAATCATCGCGGGCGGCACGCGTTATCGCGATGCGCCGGACGAAATGCTGCTCAGGACGGACCAGGACGGGCTGATCAGCGTCAAGTGGCCCGCGGCCGGCATGTACTGGGTCGACGCGTCGATCGAAGACGAGAATGCGACGGTCCCGAAGGTGAAGAAGCGCCGCGCCTCGTACAACGGCACGTTCGAAGTCCTGACGCAGTAG
- a CDS encoding four-carbon acid sugar kinase family protein, protein MGERWLILADDLSGAADAAIAFARRGHRTELNWGEHFAGDFGAVTALAHDCDSRRLGAAAAGAAHRAAAARGLRRGAFSMLYKKIDSTLRGQPAAEIAALCGGLPAPFDRLCGIFAPANPAMGRTTVDGRVFLHGEPLESTKIWRREHSYPDADLAGIVSSAGLHAIKLPLAVVRAGGAALRESFVAAEAAATAGAGTILICDAETPEDLARIAGAARERATSRFFIGSAGLANALAEGTPPAERQPLAMTPSRHGALIVVGSLASVARTAARSLVQVNGVRHVVFTVDILMAGDARMRTQMALDIRAALDRGTDVLVEMPLDEAPGLEIGPALVRALATSLAPALSRMSGLIATGGETAAALLKQCYVGQIRLVDEIEAGTSLGIMVRDDSVPVITKPGAFGDSHSLVRALDRLRSIRQTGKLA, encoded by the coding sequence ATGGGTGAGCGGTGGCTCATCCTGGCCGACGATCTTTCGGGAGCGGCCGACGCGGCGATCGCCTTCGCCCGGCGCGGCCACCGCACCGAGCTCAACTGGGGTGAACACTTCGCCGGCGACTTCGGCGCCGTCACCGCGCTGGCCCACGATTGCGACAGCCGGCGCCTCGGCGCCGCGGCGGCGGGTGCGGCACATCGCGCGGCCGCGGCGCGCGGCCTGCGGCGCGGCGCATTCTCCATGTTGTACAAGAAGATCGATTCGACCCTGCGCGGGCAGCCGGCCGCCGAAATCGCCGCGCTGTGCGGAGGTTTGCCGGCGCCGTTCGACCGGCTGTGCGGAATCTTTGCGCCAGCCAATCCGGCCATGGGCCGAACTACCGTCGACGGGCGGGTGTTCTTACACGGTGAGCCGCTCGAGTCCACGAAGATCTGGCGCCGCGAACACAGCTATCCGGACGCGGATCTCGCCGGGATCGTCTCGAGCGCGGGGCTGCACGCCATCAAACTACCGCTCGCGGTGGTGCGTGCCGGCGGCGCCGCATTGCGCGAATCATTCGTCGCGGCCGAAGCGGCGGCCACGGCCGGCGCCGGCACGATACTGATCTGCGATGCCGAAACACCCGAGGACCTCGCGCGTATCGCCGGCGCGGCGCGCGAACGTGCGACCTCGCGATTCTTCATCGGCAGCGCCGGCCTCGCGAATGCGCTGGCCGAGGGCACGCCGCCGGCGGAACGGCAGCCGCTGGCCATGACGCCGTCGCGGCATGGCGCGCTGATCGTCGTCGGCTCGCTGGCGAGCGTCGCGCGGACCGCGGCGCGCTCGCTCGTGCAGGTGAACGGCGTGCGGCACGTGGTATTCACGGTCGATATCCTGATGGCCGGCGACGCTCGGATGCGGACGCAGATGGCGCTCGACATCCGCGCCGCGCTCGACCGCGGCACCGACGTGTTGGTCGAAATGCCGCTCGACGAAGCACCCGGCCTCGAGATCGGCCCGGCGCTGGTGCGCGCGCTCGCGACCAGCCTCGCTCCCGCGTTGTCGCGCATGAGCGGCCTCATCGCGACCGGCGGCGAAACCGCCGCGGCGCTGCTGAAGCAGTGCTACGTTGGCCAGATTCGGCTGGTGGACGAGATCGAGGCAGGCACCTCGCTCGGCATCATGGTGCGGGACGACAGCGTGCCGGTCATCACCAAGCCGGGCGCCTTCGGAGATTCGCACAGCCTGGTCCGCGCGCTCGACAGACTGCGCTCGATACGACAGACGGGAAAACTGGCATGA